The DNA region AGATGACGCCGATCCGGGCGCGGAGATTTTTCAGGTCCGCATGTCCGATCGCTGCGAGGTCCTTGCCCAGCACCTCCAGCCGTCCGCCCAGGATGTCCGTGGTCCCGTTCACGGACATGAGGAGCGTCGATTTCCCGGCCCCGGACGGCCCGAGGATGGAGAGGAATTCGCCTTTCCCGACGCGGATGTCCACCTCCCTTACGACGACTTTCCTGCCGTACCCGATCGAAAGGTCCGTTGCCCGAATCTGTTCCATGGCCTTCCTCCCCTTCGGAAAACACGGGTGTCGCGATCCGGACGGGAAGTTATCGGGAGGGCGTTACGCGGGTATGAAGGGGGGGTAAAAGTTCTGCTACGGAGGGAGGGTCAAGCTTCCTTGCGCTCAGACATGGCGCCGGGTCCCTTCCGGTTTTTTCGCGCCGAAGGTTATCGTGAACTCCGTCCCGAGCCCCTTGCCGATTTCGACGGCGCCTCGAAGCTGCTTCGCCAGGACGGTGATCAGTTTCAGCCCCAACGATTCGCTGCGCTGGAGATCGAAATCCTCCGGCAGCCCGACGCCGTTGTCGCCGACGGTCAGGACATATCGGTCTTCCGACGGTTGGCGCAGTACGATGCGGATCTCGCACTTATCGCCCGGGCAGGCCGACGGCATCGGGAAGGCGTGTTTCAGCGAATTGGAAACGAGCTCGTTGATGATGAGGGCGCAGGGAATGATCTTGTTGATCTCCAGAGATACGTTTTCGACGTCGATGGCCGCCCGGATGGCCCGCCCGCCGGCGCCGTACGACAGGAACAGGTTGTCGACCAGGCTGCCCACGTATTCCTTGAAGTCGATATTGGCCAGCGACTCGGACCGATACAGCTTTTCGTGGATCAGCGCCATCGTGTAGATGCGGTTCTGGCTCTCCTTGAACAGTCCGACGGCCTGCGCGTCCCTGATGTAGGGCAACTGCAGGCTGAGCATGCTCTGGATGATCTGGAGATTGTTTTTCACGCGGTGATGGATTTCCTTGAGCAGCACTTCCTTTTCCCTGAGCGACTTCCGGATCAGCTCCTCGGCCTTCTTCATCTCGTCGACCAGCCTGGCATTCTCCAGGGAGATCGCCGCCTGGGACGCGAGGAACCGGGTCATCCGGATTTTTTCTTCCGTGAAAACGGAATCGGTCAGGCGATTCTCGAGGAACAGGATGCCGATCTTCTTCGATTGCTTGATGACGGGAAGACACAACAGGGAGCCCGGGTGGGGGCATCGGCAATCGCAGCCGCTTCTCAACGCGCACTGCTTGCGCGCATCGTCGAATACGACCCGCTCCCCGGTGCGATAAACGTGGCGGGCGGTCGCCCTGCAGATGTCCGGCGCCTCCTCCAGCGTCTTCCCCAAGGCGCGGCAGGACTGCTTTTCCGCGATATGGCTTTCGGCGCGGATCGTCAGGTTGCCGTCTTCCTCGATCAGCAGATACCCGTGCTGGGCGCCCGAACACTCCAGGACCACGTCCATGGCCTTGCGCAGCAGCGATTCCTGTTCGATCTCGACGGAAATGGCCATGGACGATTTCATCAGGTAATCGACATCGAGGTTGGGCAGCGTCCGGAACGCCGGGATCTCCATCCCCTCCACGGCGGAAGCTTCCGGCTCTTCCACGAAGCACTCCGCGTACTTTTCGTGCAGGAGGTATTCCTTTCGCTCCGCGCGGCATTTCCTGTACAGCCGCGCCGCCTCGGCGAAATGGATGCGTTCGCCGCACCGGCCGGCGCCCAGGAGCAGCTCTCCCAGGCACTGGTGCAGATGTCCCTCCAGCAGGGTGTAATTCTGTTCGTGCGCGGCATGGACGGCGTCGAGGTAAAGGCTGCGGGCCTCCCGGAATCCGCCGAGCACCCTTTCCCGCTCGGCATGAATGAAGGCCAGGTAGGGCTTGAGCAAGGGCCCCGGAGACGCCCAGGTCTCGATCTTCCGGATGAGCGGCTCGATTTCCGCCAGCAGCTCTTCCCTGCTGCCGTGGCCCGCCCTTCGCTCGAACAGCTTGAGGGCGTTCAGGACGAGGAAGACATGCCACTGCCTTTTCAGGACGTTGTCGGCAAGCCCCGTCAGGTATTTCCGCACGCTGTTCAGGCAATCCCTGGCCTGTCCGTGCTCGCCGAAATAGTAGTGGGACAAGGCCATGTGGACGAAATAGCTCCCCACCGAAGCGACGTGGCTGTCCCGCTCCCATGCCTTGAGTTTTTCTTCCATGGGCACGGGTGAATAGCCCCTTTTCATCGGAGCGATCCATCCCGCCTGCATCGCTTCGGCAAGACCCACGGAAAAGGACAGGTTGTGGCGGTGGGAGAACTGGAGACACTCCTTCGCGGCCTCCTCGATCGCCTGCAGGTCGGCTCCCTGGACCTGGAGGTTCCACATAAGCGGGCCGTACGAAAGGCCGGCGTTGCACAGGTCGCCGGAGTCCTTTCCGCTGCGGATGGACTTGAGGCAGTAATCGACGATCTGCGCGGGATGGCTCCTCGAATGCATGTTGCACCAGTCGATCCCGTTCATCCCGCGGGGGGCGCCGAAGGTGTCCGGATATTTCGCCGACAGGTCGCGGGCAAGGTCCTCGTAAAGGAACGCCTGCTCGAAATCGCCCTGTTCGCCGAGCTGGAGCCCGCGGAATGCGGAGCTTCCGCAAGCTTCTCGCCGATCTCGTAATTCAGCAGGCGCATGCGAACTCCTACCGCCGGTGAGCCTCAGAAGGATATGTATCACGTCATTCTCCCGCCTGTCGACAACATGAGAGGACGACGATCCACGAGGCCCCGACTCCCACGGGGGGATACGACATCGCCGCCCTCAATAGGGCTTACGAGGGAAACGGTTGACCCCACATCCGCATCGAAATGATTCCGACGCGTATTCTGCCGTTAGGACTTGACTTAAGATAAGAATTATTCCTATATGATATTTATGTCCGAGAAACAGGGCGGCAAATGCGACGCGGAGCGGATCCTTCGCGAACACGGGGCGAGGATCACGCCGCAGAGGGTATCGATTCTCCGGGCCGTGGAGAACTCCGGGAACCATCCCGACGCCGATGCCGTCTACCGGCAGGTTTCCAGGGAGCATCCGCATATCTCTCGGGATACGGTCTACCGGACCCTTTCCATGATGGAGGAAAAGGGGATCATCGGATCGGTCCTGTCCGTCGGGAACTCGAAAAGGTACGACCCGAACACCGCGAGGCATCACCACCTGGTCTGCGTCCGGTGCAGGAAGATTAAGGATTTTTCCTCGGAGAAGTTCGACCGCCTGGATCCTCCGGCCGGCAAGGTGTCCGGGTTCCAGGTGCTGCGGACGACCGTGCAGGTCGAAGGAGTCTGCGAAGATTGCCGGAAACGAAAGAAAGCGTAGGAGAAAGGAGAAGACACATGGCACCTGAAAGCAAGGCCCCGTTCGTACATCCTGCCGGCAGCGGCAAGTCGAACCGGGAGTGGTGGCCCGATCAGCTCAACCTGAAGGTCCTGCACCAGAACTCTCCCCTGACCGATCCCATGGGCAAGGGCTTCAACTATGCCGAAGAGTTCAAGAGTCTCGACCTGGGCGCCGTGAAGAAGGACCTCCAGGCGATGATGACCGAATCGCAGGACTGGTGGCCGGCGGACTTCGGGCACTACGGACCGTTGCTCATCCGGATGGCGTGGCACAGCGCCGGGACCTACCGCACCGGCGACGGCCGCGGCGGCGCCGGAGCGGGACAGCAGCGCTTCGCGCCCATCAACAGTTGGCCCGACAACGCGAACCTCGACAAGGCGCGCCGGTTGCTTTGGCCGATCAAGCAGAAATACGGCCGGAAAATCTCCTGGGCCGACCTCATGATCTTAGCGGGAAACGTCGCCCTCGAATCGATGGGGTTCAAGACGTTCGGCTTCGGCGGCGGGCGGGAGGATGTCTGGGAGCCGGAAGAGGACGTTTACTGGGGCTCCGAGACCGGCTGGCTGGAGGACAAACGCTACTCCGGCGAACGGGACCTGGAAAATCCGCTGGCGGCCGTGCAGATGGGGCTGATCTACGTCAATCCGGAAGGCCCGAACGGCAACCCGGATCCGGTCGCGGCGGTCAAGGATATCCGCGACACGTTCGGCCGCATGGCGATGAACGACGAGGAGACCGTCGCGCTGATCGCCGGCGGCCACACCTTCGGAAAAACCCACGGCGCCGGCCCCGCCTCCCATGTGGGCCCGGAGCCCGAAGCGGCCGGCCTCGAGGAGCAGGGGCTGGGCTGGAAGTGCAGCTTCGGCGCCGGCAAAGGGGGAGACACGATCACCAGCGGCCTGGAGGTCACCTGGACCAACACGCCCACGCAGTGGAGCAACAACTTCTTCCGGATCCTGTTCGAATACGAATGGGAGCTGACGAAGAGCCCGGCCGGGGCGCACCAGTGGAAGGCGAAGGGCGGCGCGGGCGCCGGCACGATCCCGGATGCCCACGACCCGTCCAGGCGTCACGATCCGACCATGCTGACCACGGACCTCTCCCTGCGGATGGACCCCGTCTACGAAAAGATCTCCCGGCGCTTCTACGAGAATCCGGACCGGTTCGCAGACGCGTTCGCCCGGGCGTGGTTCAAGCTGACGCACCGCGACATGGGGCCGCGCGCGCGCTATCTCGGCCCTGAGGTTCCCGCCGAAGCGCTCATCTGGCAGGATCCCATCCCCGCGGTCGATCACAAGCTGATCGACGCGAAGGACATCGCCTCCCTCAAGCGGAAGATCCTCGCTTCGAAGCTGCCCGTTTCCCGGCTGGTGTCGGCCGCCTGGGCGGCGGCGTCCACCTTCCGCGGCTCCGACAAGCGCGGCGGCGCGAACGGCGCGCGCATCCGGCTCGCGCCCCAGAAAGATTGGGAAGTCAACCAGCCGGCCGATCTGGCGAAAGTGATCAAGACCCTCGAAGGGATACAGGACGGGTTCAACGGCGCAGCCGCCGACGGCAAGAAGGTCTCGCTGGCAGACCTGATCGTTCTGGCGGGCTGCGCAGGCGTCGAGCAGGCCGCGAAGAAGGCCGGCCATCGCGTAAAGGTCCCCTTCACGCCGGGACGCATGGACGCCTCGCAGGAGCAGACCGACGTGGATTCCTTCGGCGTGCTCGAGCCGATCGCCGACGGCTTCCGCAATTACCTCAAGCGAAAGTACACCGTATCGGACGAGGCTCTGCTGGTCGACAAGGCGCAACTGCTGACGCTGACCGCGCCCGAAATGACGGTGCTCGTCGGCGGCATGCGCGCCCTGGACGCCAACTTCGGGCAGTCCCCGCGCGGGGTCTTCACCAAGCGGCCGGGGACGCTGACCAACGACTTCTTCGTGAACCTGCTCGACATGGACACGGAATGGAAGCCGGTATCCGACGCCAAGGACGTGTTCGAGGGGCGCGACCGGAAAACGGGCGAGCTCAAGTGGACCGGAACGCGCGTCGATCTCGTCTTCGGGTCGAACTCCCAGCTCCGGGCGCTGGCGGAAGTCTATGGAAGCTCGGACGCGCAGGCGAAGTTCGTCCAGGACTTCGTCTCGGCCTGGACGAAGGTGATGAACCTGGATCGCTTCGACCTTGCGTAAGCTCGAAGGATAGACCCGGCGCAAAACCGGGCGAGATGATGGCCGCCGGGGCGCTTTTCCCGGCGGCTTTTTCTTTGGCGGAAACTTTTTTTGAACATCCGGGTTTCACCTTCCGTATTGATGATGCGACTCTTCTATCGGAGGGCGATCATGCGGAAAATCACGTATTTGCTCCTGGCATCCATTATCGCTTTACCGCTTCTGCTTGCCGGCTGCGGGGGAGGCGGAGGATCCGCCACCCCTTCGGGCACCGTCACCCTGGCGCTGACCGACGCGCCCGGGTCCGAGTATGACAACGTCTTCATCACGGTCCGCTCGGTCTGGTTCCACCTGCTCGACACCGCGCCGTACGACAACCTTGCCACCAGCGGCTGGGTGCGGGTCAACCTTCCCACGCCCAAGACCATCGACCTCCTGGAGCTGCGGGGCGGCAACATCTCCCAGGATCTGCTCAACGAAGCGCTGCCCGCCGGCGTCTACCGGCAGATTCTGCTGTTCCTGACACCCACGGAAGATCCGTTGGCTCCCTCGGCCGCGGCGCTGGGGCTGACTTACAACAACGAGGTCGTCGCGGGAGGAACGGCGTTTCCCCTGCGCGTCCCGAACGCGGCCCAGGGGATCAAGCTTGCCGGGACGTTTTCGGTGGAAGAGGGCAAGGCGCTTCGGCTGGTGATCGATTTCAACGTGGGCGACGACGTCGTTTCGTTCCGGCGCGCGGGGAGCACGGAATATCTCCTTAAACCGCGCCTGCAGTACTTCGACCTTGCGAGCGTGGGGGCGATCCGGGGGACGATCGACGCGCCATCCGCCGCCGACAACGCCGCCTTCTTCGTCGTGAAGGCGGAAACGCTCAACGGGACGGACAACTCGTATTACGTCATCCGGCGGGCGACCTTCATCGACAACAC from Thermodesulfobacteriota bacterium includes:
- a CDS encoding histidine kinase dimerization/phosphoacceptor domain -containing protein, which produces MIHILLRLTGGRSSHAPAELRDRREACGSSAFRGLQLGEQGDFEQAFLYEDLARDLSAKYPDTFGAPRGMNGIDWCNMHSRSHPAQIVDYCLKSIRSGKDSGDLCNAGLSYGPLMWNLQVQGADLQAIEEAAKECLQFSHRHNLSFSVGLAEAMQAGWIAPMKRGYSPVPMEEKLKAWERDSHVASVGSYFVHMALSHYYFGEHGQARDCLNSVRKYLTGLADNVLKRQWHVFLVLNALKLFERRAGHGSREELLAEIEPLIRKIETWASPGPLLKPYLAFIHAERERVLGGFREARSLYLDAVHAAHEQNYTLLEGHLHQCLGELLLGAGRCGERIHFAEAARLYRKCRAERKEYLLHEKYAECFVEEPEASAVEGMEIPAFRTLPNLDVDYLMKSSMAISVEIEQESLLRKAMDVVLECSGAQHGYLLIEEDGNLTIRAESHIAEKQSCRALGKTLEEAPDICRATARHVYRTGERVVFDDARKQCALRSGCDCRCPHPGSLLCLPVIKQSKKIGILFLENRLTDSVFTEEKIRMTRFLASQAAISLENARLVDEMKKAEELIRKSLREKEVLLKEIHHRVKNNLQIIQSMLSLQLPYIRDAQAVGLFKESQNRIYTMALIHEKLYRSESLANIDFKEYVGSLVDNLFLSYGAGGRAIRAAIDVENVSLEINKIIPCALIINELVSNSLKHAFPMPSACPGDKCEIRIVLRQPSEDRYVLTVGDNGVGLPEDFDLQRSESLGLKLITVLAKQLRGAVEIGKGLGTEFTITFGAKKPEGTRRHV
- a CDS encoding Fur family transcriptional regulator: MSEKQGGKCDAERILREHGARITPQRVSILRAVENSGNHPDADAVYRQVSREHPHISRDTVYRTLSMMEEKGIIGSVLSVGNSKRYDPNTARHHHLVCVRCRKIKDFSSEKFDRLDPPAGKVSGFQVLRTTVQVEGVCEDCRKRKKA
- the katG gene encoding catalase/peroxidase HPI, which translates into the protein MAPESKAPFVHPAGSGKSNREWWPDQLNLKVLHQNSPLTDPMGKGFNYAEEFKSLDLGAVKKDLQAMMTESQDWWPADFGHYGPLLIRMAWHSAGTYRTGDGRGGAGAGQQRFAPINSWPDNANLDKARRLLWPIKQKYGRKISWADLMILAGNVALESMGFKTFGFGGGREDVWEPEEDVYWGSETGWLEDKRYSGERDLENPLAAVQMGLIYVNPEGPNGNPDPVAAVKDIRDTFGRMAMNDEETVALIAGGHTFGKTHGAGPASHVGPEPEAAGLEEQGLGWKCSFGAGKGGDTITSGLEVTWTNTPTQWSNNFFRILFEYEWELTKSPAGAHQWKAKGGAGAGTIPDAHDPSRRHDPTMLTTDLSLRMDPVYEKISRRFYENPDRFADAFARAWFKLTHRDMGPRARYLGPEVPAEALIWQDPIPAVDHKLIDAKDIASLKRKILASKLPVSRLVSAAWAAASTFRGSDKRGGANGARIRLAPQKDWEVNQPADLAKVIKTLEGIQDGFNGAAADGKKVSLADLIVLAGCAGVEQAAKKAGHRVKVPFTPGRMDASQEQTDVDSFGVLEPIADGFRNYLKRKYTVSDEALLVDKAQLLTLTAPEMTVLVGGMRALDANFGQSPRGVFTKRPGTLTNDFFVNLLDMDTEWKPVSDAKDVFEGRDRKTGELKWTGTRVDLVFGSNSQLRALAEVYGSSDAQAKFVQDFVSAWTKVMNLDRFDLA